Genomic DNA from Roseburia intestinalis L1-82:
TTTCAATTACTCCAGATAACCAGCCTTTTTCTTTCAATGCCTTATACTGTTTACTATTTGTATTGATACTATTATAGGTATTACCTAAACCGTTAATATTCATTGACATATAAAAGCCTCCCTGCAAATAAATTCAAAATCCGTTTAGAATCAGTACTATATAATATATCATCGCAAATTCCAGAAAATTAATAACACAGTATATAATATAAAATGCTTTTCCCAATATAATTAGGTAAGATTTATGATTGGAAATGAGGAAAAGCATGAACATATGACTTTATAGAATGTGCGTATAATCATAAAAAATATGGTTATAATACTTGCGTATAATCAAAAAACAATTTACAATATGCGTATAATCATAAAATATAGAACAAATATATATGCGCATAATCTGGAGGAGCTATGATATTAAAAAGAAAAATATATAAAAAACTACTGGAATGGAAAAAGGAGTGTCAGGGGAAAAAAGCTTTACTGATAGAAGGTGCCAGACGTATTGGAAAGTCTACCATCTGCGAAGAATTTGGAAAAAGCGAATACAAAAGTTTTCTTCTGATTGACTTTGCTAAAAAAGATAAGGAAGTTGAGGGGTATTTTGAGAAATATCTGAATGATCTGGATACATTTTTTATGTTATTACAGACACATTTTGGAACAAAACTGACAGAGAGAAACTCTCTTATTATTTTTGATGAGGTGCAGATGTTTCCACAGGCAAGAGCTGCAATAAAATATTTAGTGGCAGATGGAAGATATGATTATATCGAAACTGGTTCATTGATATCTATCAGAGAAAATGTAAAGAACATCGTCATACCGTCAGAAGAAAGACATATCAATATGTATCCATTGGATTTTGAAGAATTTGCAATAGCATTAGAAGAAGATTTGCTGGTTGAATATATAAAAAAATGTTTTGAAAAAAGAGAACCTTTGGAAAGAAGTATGCATAATCAGGCAATGCTTTTGTTTCATCAGTATATGCTTGTTGGTGGGATGCCTATGCCTGTAGTAACATTTATTGAAAGCAAAAAAGATTTTACAGAAGCGGATAGAGAAAAAAGGGACATTCTTAAATTGTATCGGGAAGATATTATGAAAATAGATGCAAAGTATCGAAGTAAGGTACTTGCAATTTATGATCAGATTCCGGGATTTCTTTCACAGCATGAAAAAAGAGTTGTATTCAAAAAGCTGCAGGATGGTAGTTACGCAGACCAGTACGAAGAAACTTTTTTCTGGCTGTCGGATTCTATGATATCCAATGAGTGCTTTTTGTGTAATGATCCGAATGTTGGCTTATCATTAAATGAGACAAGAAGCTATGTAAAGTGTTATATGGGTGATACCGGACTTTTGGTAAGCCATGCATTTGATGAAAATGAATTACTTGAAGATGAAGTATATAAACAGATATTGGCAGGCAAATTACAGATTAATGAAGGAATGCTTTATGAAAATGCAATAGCTCAGATGCTGGTGGCAAATGGACATAAATTATATTTTTATACACACTATAATGAAAATAAGCATCGAAATGATATGGAAATAGATTTTATCATTTCCAATAACAGCAGATTAAAATATAAGATGTTTCCGATTGAAGTGAAGTCAGGAAAGCAATACAAAACGACCTCATTAAATAATTTCAGAGAAAAATACAAGGAGCGCATAGGGGAAAGTTATATTATTCATCCAAGAAATTTAATTGTAAAAGATGGAATTATATGCATTCCCCCATATATGACGATGAATATATAAAAATCTGACATACACACCAAGTTTTGGAGAGGATGGCATTATCAGTAAAAGATTCCAGAATGGCAAGGAACTGGAATTCGCAGGCTCGAAAGATTTCTGGAAAAAATTTTTAAATGAATCATAATAATCTGCGGATTTTTGACGGCGGCATACCAAACCGTTTTTTAAACAGTTTACTGAAATGATAGACGTCATCATAGCCAACTTTGGCTGCGACTTCCTGAATGCTGCCGTCAAAGCCGTTTTCCAACAATTCTTTTGCTTTTTCAAGGCGGATATTGATCAGGTGGCGGATCGGTGTATCGCCTGTCTCACTTTTAAAAATACGTGAGATATAAAAAGGACTTAAGTACATATTTTCTGCAATCTGATCTAAAGAAATCTTTTCACTGTAATGATCCTCAAAATAATTTACGATCTGGTCAACTACATATTTTTTGCTGGTAGATTCAAAAGAGCAGCCGGTATTGATTTTTACCGGTTCACTCTGTTCCCGCAGCAGCAGGATCAGCATCTGCATCAGATAACTTTTCAACATGATATAACGTCCGCTGCGGCAGACGTCATTTTCTACGCTCATGGCTGTGCAGATCTTAAACAGCTTCTGGCGCAGTTCGCCGGAGGTATGTAAAATAGGAGACTGTGTGGCTGGATCGGATGTCAGATCTTTTAAATGCAGCGGCAGATAATTTTCCGGGAAATCCCCAAAACGGACGTCACATAATCCAACAAAAAATTCCGTAGCCGGATTGGAAGGGTCTGTGCAGAGTGCCTGATGCTTCTGCCCCGGATTTAAAATAATGATATCTCCTTCGGACACATCATAGAGCCTGTCCGCAATCTTGTATTTGCCGTGGCCGGACAAAATAAATGCCATCTCGATAAAATCGTGGCTGTGATAGCGTGCTTCATCTTTCAAACGTGTGCCTTTCCAGGTAAATAGAAAAGTTGGATTCAGTTGGTCAAGCAGTTGTTCCCGGTTGTCACAGCACATAGTAAGGTCTCCATTTCTTCATTTTATCGTCGATAAAAACTTATTGTCTATATTTAAAATACAATGCGATGTGGATCATAAAAAGTGTGTCAAAATGTGAAATATGGGAATTTGCGCGAAGCTGGAGATCTTTTTGTGACTTGGGAGAAAATTAGAAAATCTTAGTATGCCTGTAAATACACAGTGTTGTGCTGCCACGGATGGCAGCGCAAGTCTTAACGTGCCATGGAGGGCACGTTTAAGACGTACACGTCACTTTGAAAGAGCATAAAGCAGGCATACTTAGTTTTTCTTATTTTCGGACAATGGAACAAAATGAAAACCAGCTTCGCGCAAATTTCCAGTTTCAAAGTCTAAATACACTTTTTGTGATCCACATCACAGTATAACATATTCTCCACCAGAAACCATCCCTTCCGGTGCAAAAAATAACATGAACGGTGCAAGATATTACATTCCTTTTTACCCCAAAAGTACTATACTGAAAATCCGAAAGGAAAAACGAAAATGGAGTAGGAGGGTTATTATGACACCAATGAAGTGGTTCTTTTCATTTCTGAAAAAGTACCGGGGATTAATGATAGTTGGAATTTTGCTGACCACAGCGGTATCAGTGCTTTCGGTGGTAAATCCGTACATATCCGGGCAGATCGTAGATCAGGTCATAAGCGGTGGAAAATATGACAGACTGATGCCGTTTATCGGATGTCTGATCGGAATCACGATCGTGATGGGAGTCTTGCGTTTTCTGTTTCAGGTCGCATTTGAGACGGCGTCGCAGGGCGTTTTGTACGATATGAGAGACAAAGTCTACCGGAAATTATTAGAGGAAGATTTTGCATTTTACAATAAGAAACGTACCGGAGATCTGATGAGCCGCCAGACCGGAGATATGGATGCAATCCGTCACTTTGTGGCATATGTGGTCTATATGGTTTACCAGAGTGTGCTGATGTTCGTGTTTGCACTGCTTATGATCTTTACGGTCAACACAAAACTTGCGCTTGCCATGCTTGTGGTGCTGCCGTTTACGGCGTTTGCAACCTGCCGTCAGACGAAAGAGGTACGTCCGGCATTCAAGCGTAACCGTGACTGTTTTTCCTCACTCA
This window encodes:
- a CDS encoding ATP-binding protein codes for the protein MILKRKIYKKLLEWKKECQGKKALLIEGARRIGKSTICEEFGKSEYKSFLLIDFAKKDKEVEGYFEKYLNDLDTFFMLLQTHFGTKLTERNSLIIFDEVQMFPQARAAIKYLVADGRYDYIETGSLISIRENVKNIVIPSEERHINMYPLDFEEFAIALEEDLLVEYIKKCFEKREPLERSMHNQAMLLFHQYMLVGGMPMPVVTFIESKKDFTEADREKRDILKLYREDIMKIDAKYRSKVLAIYDQIPGFLSQHEKRVVFKKLQDGSYADQYEETFFWLSDSMISNECFLCNDPNVGLSLNETRSYVKCYMGDTGLLVSHAFDENELLEDEVYKQILAGKLQINEGMLYENAIAQMLVANGHKLYFYTHYNENKHRNDMEIDFIISNNSRLKYKMFPIEVKSGKQYKTTSLNNFREKYKERIGESYIIHPRNLIVKDGIICIPPYMTMNI
- a CDS encoding AraC family transcriptional regulator; the protein is MCCDNREQLLDQLNPTFLFTWKGTRLKDEARYHSHDFIEMAFILSGHGKYKIADRLYDVSEGDIIILNPGQKHQALCTDPSNPATEFFVGLCDVRFGDFPENYLPLHLKDLTSDPATQSPILHTSGELRQKLFKICTAMSVENDVCRSGRYIMLKSYLMQMLILLLREQSEPVKINTGCSFESTSKKYVVDQIVNYFEDHYSEKISLDQIAENMYLSPFYISRIFKSETGDTPIRHLINIRLEKAKELLENGFDGSIQEVAAKVGYDDVYHFSKLFKKRFGMPPSKIRRLL